The Antedon mediterranea chromosome 11, ecAntMedi1.1, whole genome shotgun sequence genome window below encodes:
- the LOC140062410 gene encoding uncharacterized protein: protein MFPKTITKEKKTNVDETQVNIEKKPIVKKKASLKKKVIVISLVLFFLVCGVVTAIMLTMGTGWCGTVDYIDDGISHSMDVYTYPSHHVEIVIFEQIANVTDGGTLIFDFYHKIIAAYSAQNSACYLWADENLNWHNRDWLYNGNFPSFNVERQDIISPEYLTGLASEEIVDQCCGMTTYWSIKTTELNGNIGIRFSENPRNNGTVVCSFNWKVCTCQ, encoded by the exons ATGTTTCCAAAAACAATTACGAAAGAAAAGAAGACAAATGTAGACGAAACTCAAGTAAATATTGAG AAGAAACCAATCGTGAAGAAAAAAGCATCTTTGAAAAAGAAGGTAATTGTTATTTCTTTGGTGCTGTTTTTCCTAGTTTGTGGCGTGGTTACAGCAATAATGCTTACGATG GGAACTGGATGGTGTGGAACCGTAGATTATATAGACGATGGGATCTCACACTCAATGGATGTATATACGTACCCCAGCCACCATGTAGAGATTGTGATATTTGAACAAATAGCAAATGTGACTGACGGAGGAACACTTATATTTGATTTTTACCAC AAAATCATTGCGGCTTACAGCGCCCAAAACAGCGCTTGTTATTTGTGGGCAGACGAGAACTTGAATTGGCATAATCGTGACTGG TTGTACAATGGTAACTTTCCATCGTTTAATGTCGAACGACAGGACATAATATCACCAGAGTACCTGACAGGGCTTGCTAGTGAAGAAATCGTTGACCAATGTTGCGGTATGACCACATACTGGTCAATTAAAACCACAGAACTTAATGGAAACATTGGAATCCGGTTTTCAGAAAATCCGCGAAATAACGGGACTGTAGTTTGTTCGTTTAATTGGAAAGTATGTACATGCCAGTAA